Below is a window of Schistocerca cancellata isolate TAMUIC-IGC-003103 chromosome 4, iqSchCanc2.1, whole genome shotgun sequence DNA.
AGTTTTTGGTAGTTTGGTACGCATCCAGCAAAAATTACGTTTCTATGCAACTAAATAATCAAGCTGAATTTCTGCTTTGCATAGAAAGCAGAAATTTAGTTTGATAACTGCCGTCAACAAACGATAGCTCTCATTTTGGGAACGTGGTTGTTTCAGACATTAAGTAAAATGCAATAAAGAATTATTCCCTTTGctttaattaattcagaaaatgCCAAGCAGTGGCTACTGGAAGTATGCTCCAGGTCTATGTAGGATATTGTACCATCTGATTGAATATCATACAGTTAGTGTCAGCTCTGTatgagaaattttcagttttatcatCGCTGTTCTTTTATCGGAACTCCGTAATTTTCGATAGTAACAATGCAGTCGGGAACAGTATCCCATCTCGGTCCATTTGTTCCTCTCAGCGCCCTGCTCTCATCtcaacttctccccccccccctcgcacacaTGTACTCATGTACACCACACTCACAAGATTTGTGTACTTTTCTCGTCTGAGTGCTATTAACAGTTTACCATTACCGATGACTCTTGTTCTTGCATTATATGCCCGTTATTCAGAAAGACATATAATTCGCTGTGGTTGTAGTACAGCATCACTGTTTCTTATCAGAATGATTTACTTCACTGCAGTTCTCTTACACattaaaataatttcattcttTAATTAAGCCAATAAACAGAAATATGAAGTGAGCCTCGCCATTGGTCATtaagtttttaaaatgttttcagatTTATTTTCCTCCCATCACCTGGTGGTCTTACTAgctcagattttaatgtacttacAATTTACAGCTTTAAATGAATGTTGTCCTCGAATGTAGTTTAAAACTCTAACAAGGAGCAATTATGAAGCAGTTTGAATGTAACAAGAGGTATGTAATAAAAAGCACTATTGTATATGAAGCTTCTTTTCAACACCAGTTTTGTTATTAACTGAAGGGttatatcatttatttacaagtcacaacaacttaataaaaaattaaaggTATTTGTTATTGCCTGAAGAATGTTTCCTAACAACCTAGACGTGAAACTGTTCACAGATTCCATTATGACGAATTGTGGCAGTGTTTAGTCAATTTATATTCATCGACAGCTTACAAGATTATGTTCGACAGTAGCTGCAGCGAAACTCTTATTTAGATAGAATCTCAAGGAAGTGAATGATTGTATActtcagaaataattttaatgcttttttatttattttttcttacatGTACTATACATAAATTTAGCAaacaaagacattttatttttataggttTTGTGCGGTGTGTGATGCAAATATTTAGCCATTCAATACACTAGCAACTACAAATATCAAGCTTCAAAATATCTATGGTCCAATGGTTCAGTTGGATTCACATAATAACACTTTTCATGTTGAGAATTGCAACACAAACTTAAAATGTTGTCCATACTCATAACTACAGTTCAAAATGCAacaatagacagaaaatcaacactTTAAATGCCAACTGTAAATTCAGAGTCACCACAAAAAGTCTTTATTTAACAACGCCCTGATAATTATCCCATCAATGCTCAGTGAATTCACTTAATATTCAACAAAAGGAACGATGGAAATTTCGAAATTAAATTCATTAACATTTCAAATAAATCATCAGAAACTACATTCCGTAAACAGACTCTCGAGGATGAAAGCTACACTACAGTGGACGTGTTCACCAGGACGTAGTTCAGATCGTAAACCATGTATGTCCAGTTTGTTATCATAGTAAATAGTAAATGGTTATCAGGAGTTACGCTACACTCATCAAAATTGCGAATGCTGTCACTGATATAACTGACTGTACTGAAATTGTTCAACTAACGGTGGTCGAGTCACTGAAAATAGTTATCACTTGATGTGTTGACACCAGGTGCCCACATACTTGAGGACACCATACTAATTATTCTCTTCACGAGAGAGCAAATCTCGAAATCTTATAACGGGCTCTACGGAAGTAGAAGCCTGAGATGTGGAAGGTTCACCTGCTTCACGAGGTTCAGCAGTGTGAGGAGAAACTGCTGTGCGGTCGCCTCGTCTATGTTTCCTGCAGAATTTGAATCCAATGCTGATCAAAATGAGAGCTACTACCGCCCCTAAGGTGATAGACATTGTCTTGATCATTCTAACGTGTAGTTTGTACAACATTAGTAATTCGTCAGGAGAAGAACCAGTGTATGATGGATAATGGCTTTTAGTTTTGTTGCCATCCACTGCTTCATCCTTAGAGATTGTTGCAGTGTCTTGTTTCGTTGTTGTGTTATATGAAGTCTCTTCATTAGTTGGCGGAGTCGTTGTGACATCTGGCTCGTCACACATCAGCGTGCGGTTATCATTAATACCTGCCAGTATTTTAAAAATCGCTAGAAATGACATCGTGGAGGGCTTTTCCTGGTTGGTACCAAGGTTGGTGCCCTTACATTTAATGATTTGCAATGTGATATTACTATCGTTAACAGGCTGTGGGAACGATGATGTGGTAGTAGACTCATCTTTATTAGGTTCCGGGCTGAAGGTGATATTTGGTCCACCACTGTGCTCTTTAATATTGCCACCATCCGCAGGTACGGTGACTGGCGTTAGTGGTGACATGGTGGTAAGGTTATCTTCCGGATACACAGCAACTGTGGTGCCAACGCAATCACATTCCTCCTGTGTGCAATTTTCATCATCTGCTTGCTCTGCCACTGGCACTGAGGGTAAGGTACTGGTTGGTAAAATATCGTGAGATGACGAAGGCATGTTAGTGTCGAGTTCACCAGCCTCTTTCATGAAATTCTTGGTGCCAGTGGGTGGTGTAAAGAGTTCAGCCGGGGGTGTAGTAGGTTCCATACCATCATAGTCGGTCTGCGGTGTTGTGGCGGaggattcaacattcttctgcgtaAGACCCTCGCCATCATTAGGAATCGTCAATAGCTTTACTGGCGAGATGGTGGTCATTCCAACACCATGAGCTGACGAGGCAGGTATAGCGCTGAAATCATCATCCTGCTCACTGGACTTCTCGGAAACAGTGCGGTGTATGAAGTCAACATACTGTGGTGTGGTGCTCACTTCAGCATCATTTTCGCTCTCGAATGCTGCTGTGGTGTTTTCTCCTTTCTGCTGCGTGTCACTCACATCGTTATCAGAAACAGTGAACAACTTTGTTGGGGAGGTGGTGGTAGTCCCGATTTCTTGAGCTGACGAGACCGTGGTAGTGTTGAAATGATTGTCCTGCACTGTGGAATTCTTGGTACTAGTGCGCAGTATAAAATCATCATTTTTGGGTGTGGTGGACACTTCAGCATCATTTTCGCTCTCGAATGCTGCGGTGGTGTTTTCTCCTTTCTGCTGCGTGTGACTCACATCGATATTTGAAATAGTGAAAAACTTTGTTGGGGAGGTGGTAGTAGTCACGATTTCTTGAGCTGACGAGACCGTGGTAGTGTTGAAATCATTGTCCTGTACTGTGGAATTCTTGGTACTAGTGCGCAGTATGAAATCATCATACTGTGGTGTGGTGGTCACTTTAGAATCATATTCGACCTCGAATGTTGTGACGGTGGGTTCCCCATTTTGTTGCGAGCCACTAACATCATTATTCGGGATAACAGACAACGTTGATGGTGAAGTGGCAATTATTCCAGTTTCTTGAGCTGATGATTCAGTAGTAGTGATGAATTTCCCATCGTGTTCATTGGGATTATTAGTACTAGTGTGTGATGTGATGTGTTCATAGTGAGGTGTGGTTGACCCTGCAACATCATAGTTAGCCTCAAATGTTCCAGCAGTGGTTTCAACGTTCTTCTGCTTGAGTCCGTCTTCAGCACCAAGAACTGATGGTGAGATGGTGGGTGTTCCAGTTTTCTGAGACGACGAGGAATTAATACCGTTGAATTCATCAA
It encodes the following:
- the LOC126184277 gene encoding mucin-22-like yields the protein MVESRVRAVELEGGSGGKEALGVEHRRVLPDMSEALQMIDGEKELRDINFPVQPAQEESAVKEGCDCSAEGFRYLAGYIAYRAKNCDKTLGPPSADILNPPTNENYALPITSQLSAENATGTADSVQEEITNQRKVDMTTAAKEDEGYMMMSHFTSLVSNGNSAPESGESTPTPPTSIQNRSTTGAFSWSLKLSDDGKTDATAVSSVPELQPTSTSPFALPSGNENPLQQNTEDTGTDYGHVHTLPSQQGELMQRNDSKNYEDPYVSFVPHTETNSQAPTISPSASPTTPGDVENHELHDGKSQTITLQDNYEDGITTPQHVPFTPPANIKNFKEQGGTSPAKDVETSMRSPSTSFMTPDENEVMWQNGEPNGTKVEASNHNDAETTTTQDVDYIPRSDTNNFKKDVDEFNGINSSSSQKTGTPTISPSVLGAEDGLKQKNVETTAGTFEANYDVAGSTTPHYEHITSHTSTNNPNEHDGKFITTTESSAQETGIIATSPSTLSVIPNNDVSGSQQNGEPTVTTFEVEYDSKVTTTPQYDDFILRTSTKNSTVQDNDFNTTTVSSAQEIVTTTTSPTKFFTISNIDVSHTQQKGENTTAAFESENDAEVSTTPKNDDFILRTSTKNSTVQDNHFNTTTVSSAQEIGTTTTSPTKLFTVSDNDVSDTQQKGENTTAAFESENDAEVSTTPQYVDFIHRTVSEKSSEQDDDFSAIPASSAHGVGMTTISPVKLLTIPNDGEGLTQKNVESSATTPQTDYDGMEPTTPPAELFTPPTGTKNFMKEAGELDTNMPSSSHDILPTSTLPSVPVAEQADDENCTQEECDCVGTTVAVYPEDNLTTMSPLTPVTVPADGGNIKEHSGGPNITFSPEPNKDESTTTSSFPQPVNDSNITLQIIKCKGTNLGTNQEKPSTMSFLAIFKILAGINDNRTLMCDEPDVTTTPPTNEETSYNTTTKQDTATISKDEAVDGNKTKSHYPSYTGSSPDELLMLYKLHVRMIKTMSITLGAVVALILISIGFKFCRKHRRGDRTAVSPHTAEPREAGEPSTSQASTSVEPVIRFRDLLSREENN